From Miscanthus floridulus cultivar M001 chromosome 15, ASM1932011v1, whole genome shotgun sequence, the proteins below share one genomic window:
- the LOC136507758 gene encoding uncharacterized protein: MLLQGLKPRIFNRLNKFGARWVAELPTVLWSQKTTPSRSTGYTPFFMVYGSKAILPTDLDYGAPRIRAYDEQGAEASYQDAMDQLDEARNIALLRSAKYQ; encoded by the coding sequence atgctccttcagggcctcaagcccaggatcttcaaccggttgaacaaattcggcgcGCGCTGGGTTGCTGAGCTCCCGACGGTGCTCTGGAGCCAAAAGACAACTCCTAGCCGgtccaccggctacacacctttcttcatggtctacggttctaaggccattctcccaacagacctcgactatggagcgccaagaatcagagcatatgacgagcagggagccgaggcatcctaccaagacgccatggaccaactcGATGAAGCCcgcaacatcgccctcctccgttcggccaagtaccagtag